From Aegilops tauschii subsp. strangulata cultivar AL8/78 chromosome 5, Aet v6.0, whole genome shotgun sequence:
CTATATCACATAATATAACCTATACCATGTGGAAGAGTCTATAGCTTTACCCTTAATTCAATTATGCAACTAATGCCCACTGCTTTTACATGCATTGTTCTATATTCCGGTAGTTGGTATATCTCCCTGGATTTATAAAATACGTTTTTGCTGAAGCACATTTAGATGTGCTTTTAGTAGTATTGCACATCTAAAGAACATGTCTTTGATTGTGCATGAAGATTGCTGTGGGTagcttttttcttttattttatgtTTGAGTGTCTCATATCAATGTGGAATAACTATGACACATCTAGTTATGCCCTAGACATACACATAGGACGCCTTCTTGAAAGAAATATCATGATTTATCAATAAAAAACAACAGTAGTAGAATACATTATTCATATTGCCAAAAGGATAATTATCAATTCGACCCCTTACAAAACTGTAGTAGCCATTTATTTGCGACATTTGAATATGCAGCAGTACATAGCCAGTCGTCCTAAACCCTCAAGGCCGCTCTAGTTTCAGCTGGGATACTTCTAGCGTCTATTGTACCTAGCTTGAACAAAACCATTGACGTACGCACGTGTTTCATCAAGTGTCGTGAGGCTGGCTTCATGGATATCTACGTTAAAAAATAGTGTTATATAATAGTGACATAGTATCAAAGACAAAAAACATTGACAATTTTTTTAAAATAGAACGCAGCCCCTACCTTGTACAtgatgatgatcatcattaatgtTAGGAGAGAAGAAGAATGTGCTCTCCctcatggtttgcaagcatcgcTGCCTCCGATTTACCTGTACGTAAGTAACAACAATCTTCTCGAACAGATTGTCAGTGCATTGCAAATGGCAGAAGTGACGACCAACGTGTTCTTCACGTACACGTAAGAAAATTATCTGCCGTCTACAAACAAATATAAATGTGAGTCTATCATTGCAGCAATAAAATTATAAAAAGAAGCATATGAAAATTTCAAATTATAAATGGCGCTTACTAAAAGTTCATGAGGCCAATCACAAGGGTAGGGACACGGCGTTTATATATTGAATCCCACTTATATTCTATCTGACCAACGTAGGCAAGGATAGCAACCACATCTGCAAATTTGAAATCACAATGAGACTCTGAGTTGTACGGAGTAATATGCATTCACAAATATAAAGATGATGCGCCAGTGATTGTTCTGTCCCGTAGCTCGAATATTTCTCCAAACTGTGGGAAGCACGGTGGACAAATTGTCGACGTTATCTGCTGTGCCGACATCCGAACCTCGGTCGTAGCACTTAGTGTGGTGACAAAGTCCATGGCTAGGTACCAGAAATGTCCATCAGGCATTTCTGTGGGGTTGAACCCGACGCGATTAAAATCATAGGTACTACCGGTTTGTAGCATGCTGTTGAAACGGATTGCCTGGCTGTTGTACGCAATCGCTTCCATCTTTGTTCCCTAATATATTTTTATGAATCATAACAACAATGAGCAAAAAAATGCTTATAAAAATGTATTTTGAAAATGCGGGATATAAAGTAGATGATTAATGCCTTACATGACGATCTAGTAGTATGCACTGAAGGTACAAGTTTCCCATGCCATTCTCTTTGATGTGAGCCTTCCACATGACCCTAGCTTCAATATTCCAGCAATTCTGATATATGTGCTCCATTTGGGCACGATGAAAATTCAAGTTCCTGTAAGTAGAATAAAACAAAAGGATGAGGTAAAATTATTTTGCAAGGGGAGCATAAAATTAAACAGACAAGGAGCATAACATTATAGTGGCCCAACACTAATCATGTCAAATTTATACATATTATTATGTTtttcttatttattttcttcttgCCATCAGAACTATTGCATATGGGATAAAAATGGTGTTGAAAACATGCAGTCCCCAATGAATATAAGAAACGGCCCCAATGAGATTACAGCCAGACCTTGAATCTCGTACCTTCAAAAACTGTATAAATTGATGCTAATCAATTAGTAATATACTCAGGTGATTGTGTTAGTGATTGGTACATGTGGTTTATACACGATAAAAAAACGATTATGTATTTCAGACTCACTTTCCATCTGGTTTTAACTAATATACAAGATGAACAAGCCAACAATAGATGTTTTGATCGCCAAGCCTATTATTATGTTCTAGTGTATGCCATGTGTTCCATCTTTTAAGATAAAAGACCAAGTGGCAAAACAATGGTGATTATTTCAAGAAAATAACACATTATCTAGTGATGGCAAATAGACGTACAAAAAGATTCTTCTATCTTGCCTGTTCAACGGAGGGGTGATGAGTTGACTGCTGACAGGAACTGGCGGCGACGCCATCACCCTCTTAGAGGCGACCGATCTGTATGAGATTACCATAGTCGTCGTGGAGGAAATGACTTTTCCACTATAGAATGATGATGGAGACAAATATGGTGCAGCAGGCCTTTTTTATATAAGCATAGTGGGCTAAGGGGAAACGAAATAGTGATGAAAATTTGTTTTTGGCAGGCTAGGCCTGCGCGGGTGACATATCTATATTCAGATATTTAATATTCGGCAACCCCTTAAAATTGTTTATTAATCAAGGAAACAGACATCTCAAAATCGGTGCATGATCAACCGAATTGATTCACATTATGATCACTTGCCTATGAAAACGGATCTGATTTATCACTTGCCTATGAAAAAAAGACTTTCTTCTTTATGGATATTTGTTAACCTTTCTGATATTCACATTAATTTATTTACTTTTTCCCTTTTATTATGTTATTTTCCATTACCTTGATGATATCTTTAATCATGTTATAGGTAATTGCCCGTGCGTAGCTACGGGACAATAGACAATTTTAGTATTTTCACATAAATCATGTCTAACACATAATTTTACGATCCTCATGTATATCAAAAAATATAATTTGAGTACAAATCATTCAGTCCAACACAGCTTTGCAAAAGATCATATTGTTTATTCTTTTTCATCACAACAATCTGTATAACACACATACGTACAAATGAGATACAATAGTAGAGCACCTAAGGTAATAGTAGTAGAAGTACACGCTCCCATAGCTAGCAAACAATATGATCTTTGTCTATCTACGCGTATGCATTAGCAGCAACGGATTTAGACACATGCCCCTCTCTGTTTATGCATTAGCAGAAGCAACACATCAGCGGTATCATTCGGTCAGAAAAAATAATCGCTCATCTATCTCTCTCTCAACGCGTGAGGCCTGGCTGCTGCTGCCCAAGGTGGATGAGAAGGATCGTAGTGGATTTTACGAGGAGATCAAAGGCGTGGCGGCACCAGAACCCAGGTGGACGGCAGCGAGAGACCCTAGTATGCATCAGGAATACAAAGAGAGATGGGAGAGATCGTGTGCATGCCTGCATGGAGGACTTCCGGCTGAGAATTAGGGTGACAAATTAGAGCGTCATTTGATGCTGTTTTTTTAGACACGATATCATCGTGTAGAATTAGGGTGACAAATTAGAGCGTAATTAAGGTGATAAATAAGATATAAGGGAAAATAAAATTGTCATTGAGCATATTTAGCAGACACGTAACATGGATAAATCAACTGAAAATCAAACTTTATTATTTTCCAACTCCGAACGGTTACACGCGATGAAAAATCGTAACAATCTAACATCTCAACACTATTGTAGACCTCCTCATGCCTGGTCGTTTGAAGGTGGTGGTGGCTTCTTGTCGCATGCTTGGATATGCTTCTCGACCACCTTCGTCAACCGATTTATGTGATCAATCAAAACCTGCACCAACATGCTAGTATGCTTTTGTGCTTGCAGAATCTCATAGTTGTTGCTACCCCAAACGTCTTTCCTCACTGCATTTGACCCCGTGTCACGCTGGATATCCCAGCCTGAGGGGACATGTGCATGAGGGATGTGATGCACCTCACGACGTCGGATTAGGTTATCAAAGTGGTTTGACGAAAGAGTGGATGGGAATTGAACAGGCAGGGTATGATCATGCATCTTTAGTTTCTTACACTTAGGTGCCGATCCCTCACCAACATTCACATCTTGCTGCGGTTCTTCCTCATCTTGTTCCAGTTGACCAAGATCATCAGGGTGGAGCTCCCTAGTTTCTTCCTGATCTTGATGGTTATCATCAGCCCCATCGATGCTGTTGGATGACGACATGTCAAAGTAAGCTGGAGTGGCAAGGGTGTTAGAGCGGTCTGGTTTGGGTTTCGGTGATTCAAGGGTGTAGCATTTTATAGATGTTTATAAGGAAACAATAATTATTAAATCGGAAAATGAATCAACTCAGTTGAtcacaatcacaaaatatttAATGGAATCAAAGTTGTGATTCGGCGTTATCAACTTATTAATATATTTACAAGGAAAAACACTGAACATGCCATTATATAAACACCAGATATGATCACCTGCCGTAATATATACTAAGTATGCCGATAATATATTATTTGTTTCCGGATATTATATCTGGATTTTGGATTCTTTTATTTTGGATATATATTAATAAGTCTGCATATATTAAAATTAAGTTATTTCCAATTTCGGTTTGAGGTTATGTTTTAAACATGCCATTAAAATATAACCTACATGCTAAATAGTAGGACAAAAATTCAATATTCAACTAATGGCATCGACTTTGGAAGGCCCGTGCGTTGCTACTTCGCATTCAAAAGTTTCCATATGGATCATTTTGTGCAATAAATTATATTTTATTTATTGCTAAAATATGGATGTTATTTCTCTTGCCTGTTAGACAATATAACTAATGTTGAGGGTCATAACATGGCACCTATATTTGCTTATTTGAGGATCTTCCATCATTTCCCTAATCAGTACTCCATATGTAAAAAAATTGATCATGGTCATGCCGTGTCAAACGATGTAGGCATAAGCACAGCACATAGGGCATGGTTCTATCAGCTGTCTGCTCCGTATAGGATGTCAGAAATCACTGCCGAACCATATGAATAAAGTTTTCAGCTAAATGCATTTCAGCTGACTCCTGTTACAGACACACTTTTGGGCACTATGGCCACTACCACATGGCAACCCTGTCACAAACGCCTAGGTCACAAAGGGGAAGCTGTATAAATCTCCGTGGCTGAGGCCTGAGAAAGTCCTCCAAGCTTATCTTTTAGGAGTTATCTATCATAATTTTGCTAGGGTTCGTTTATTTAGCATGGACTTGGAGCTATATATAATGAGTGTAGAATGTGATAGGAAAATATCCATAAGTAATACAGATACTTGATCTAGATAATTAGCTAAGAGCCTTACTCGCCATGCTAGTTGCTACGGACGTACCCAAAAGAATAATCTGGTGCATGCTCTCATCAGAAGGTAAAAAGAGAAACATAGTATTACATGGCATCTAGAGAAGGATACACATTTTGATGCACATTTAAACATTTGATACCTGCACAGCCAATCGTCTTGGCTGGGTGCAACCTATAAGTCGACCACCCTCAGCCCAACCAGCCTCCTTAAGATACTGGTTCAAAAAAAAATGAAATTAGAAATGAAAAATCATATCCTCCAGACGCTGACAGCCTCCTGACGCTGCTTTCCTTCTAAGTCGAATCCTTGTTGACCCGCTACGGCACCACAACACAGGATGCCCGATATCAGCCGAACACAAGTTCTCATGGACCAGAAATCCATGAAACAATGCTTGCTCGCTGAACCAATCCTCGCCAGGTCCTAGATTAATGCATCCTTGTACAATTTTTAAGGTTAGAACTCTTTCAGATCCGCAGTAAATTCATGAAGGTAAATGAACCCATGCAAGAAAAAACTATGTAACTTGAATAGAACTGTTAAATAACTTTTTTCCAAAGATTGCACACTTCAACGATCAGACATGTGCATTGTCACATTCTCCAGAGACGCGCGGGCAATTAAACTTATTTGCAAGTACGCACACTAGCATTTTATTATTTATTAGAAGTACATATGCAAAAGATATCTTCAAAAGCTACACAAACTTCCCTTCTGCGTGTGTTGGTCTTATAATTCAGACCAATCAGAATCTTATAGTTATGAACTATCAGAATAATACAGGGATAATAAGGAGCCAATAAACTTACATTCAAGCATACTATCAAAATACCAAAATAATAACAACGGGTATGCTCACTTGCCATAAAACAAAAGTTTCATCGCATGTTCCAGGTATTTATCAGGCCAATCATTATATAACAGCGATGATGGTGCCAATATGACGGCTGATTATTGAAATGCAGTTAATAGCTCAACTAAATGGAGTATACTTCCAACTATCAAAATACCAAATAAAAAGATATATGTAAAAGAACGAATTACAACATATCTTGACCATCGCAAGAGTAAATGCTCTCTCATTACAGAACCTGCCGGTCCATTAAGACCGGACTTCAGCCTGTAAGGACTTCCTTGTAGACGATGTTCTTCATCGAGGTCAGTAAGGACACGGTCGGTCTTTTTCGCTTCTTTGGATTGTCCTTTTGCTTGTTGGCCTTCTCCTTCGGCTTCTCCTTCTGAATGAGTATCTTTATGTTTCTCTTCGCGGTGGCTCAAGACAAAGCAACATAGAGCTGACCATGAGAGAACACGGGATTGGGTAGGTAGACACCAACAATCGGGATGGTCTGCCCTTGAGCCTTGTTAATGGTCATAGCAAAGCTAAGCCTTATAGGAAATTGCTTCCTCTTAAACTTGAACAGAAACATGTCGTTTTTAGATGGGCAGAGAGGTAATCGAGGAAGGAAGACCCTCCTGCCAGCGTGTTGTCCAATCACGATTTCTGCATCAATGGTGTTCCTCTCAAAACCTCTAACAACAAGCCTAGTGCCGTTACACAGTCCATTAGCTGGATCAATGTTCCTTAGAAGTATGACAGGGCAGTTCAGCTTTAGCTTGAGTGCATGCGGAGGAAGACCGTTAGGAGTCAATCCATTCAGAAACTCCTGAGCGTAGTAGCCATATGGGTCGTCCTCCGCACTGTCGAAGCTATGGTAGATTACTTCATCTCCATGAAAACGCTCTATCATGCGGATGTTTATCTTGTCGACATTGTCGTTTGTCGTGGAAAGGATTGCTCGAGATGTCATGTAATTCGAATCAGACATGTTGTCATCTAGACTCGGAAACACGTGGTCAATAagcttctccaggtcgtcaaccTCGCCTGTAGATGGCAGACAAATGTCTTCAGGGAGTAGAATGTTGCCTTGATCGTCGACATCCTCAGTGCCATTGCCGACCCTTAGCAAGTAATCGGCAAACCACGTGTCATTATGAGCCCTCATGTTGGTGATGAGCCGAAGCTGCCGCATACCCTTCCATAGATGAGAACTTCGGAGGGTTGCATCAATTATCTGGCCCCGCGACCCCCTTCTGACGACCGGAAGCACCTGCCTAAAGTCCCCGCCAAAAACAACAGTCTTTCCTCCAAAGGGTCGGTCGCGTATTCCCATGATGTCGCGCATGCTATTGTCCAATGCCTCGACCGCTTGTCGCTTCGTCATGCTGGCCTCGTCCCATATTATCAATGAGGCCATCCTTAGCAGCTTGGCGGTCCCACTCTGCTTGGTGAAGCAGCACGAGGCGCCATCATCGCAACTCAATGGGATCTTGAACCTCGAGTGGGCAGTCCTGCCGCCAGGCATGATAGAAGCGGCGACGcccgacgtcgcggtagcgatacCAATCTTGCCCTCGCTCCTCACCTTGGCAAGCATCACCCTGTATAGGAAGGTCTTCCCTGTACCTCCAGGGCCATCAACAAAGAATACACCCCCGTCACCGCGTTCAACAGCCCCTAGTATCTCGTCGTATGCGGCCCTCTGCTCCAAGTTCAGGGAAGATGCCAATTTAGTGTCATCCACGTCAAACTCCACGGTTGATTCCTCGATGGCCTCTCTTGCCTCGCCCTCGGTTGGGTCAAATGCATCATCTATGCTTGGAAGAGCGAAATCAACAATGTCTTTACCCATGGACTGCAACATACCCCTAATGTCAAGCAACACCATCTGCTCCACCTCGTCAGGGGACGTGCGTGATCGACGATAGTCATCTGACATAGGCTCAAAGTGCCGATCCCATAAACCACGCACGTCGCCTGGCTCGCAGTGCACCAAGATGGTTGCGAAGAGCCTCCTAAGAGAACATGGCATTTCCCACTGCTCAGCCTCATTAAGACAGTCGTTGAGCATGTTGTCTGCCTCGATGAGGCCCAACCTTTCAGCAGCCTCTCTAAAGCTCCCACATAGCACGCCGTCTACGGTGAGCAAGTCGTCGAAGGATGTTTTGCCCGTAACATGGTTTAGCAACACACGCAGCTAGTATCGCTCCCCCTCGGCAGGATTGGCAGACACGATGCGACCTATTTGAAAACGCTCGACCCGCGGCTTCCAAAACTTCGTTTTCTTCTGCCACGTGAAGCTTCTGGGAAAATCCTTGTACAATATATGCCTAGCCCGAGGGTGTTCCTGGTTAGCCTTGAAATACTCCGTTAACATGGATTTTGAAGCATTTTCGGAGGCGACAACATTCTTCAAGTCAGCCTGCGCATTGAATGCAACCCTGTGCATATTCGGGAGATGAAGAGGCAACTGCAAGACAGGCGGGTAATTGGCGCAAAGTGGGAAGCCAAATATCCTCCACATAGCCTCCGGAGGGGTGACCCATCTGGCGTCAACGTATCTCTTGATCTCATCAATGTTACCATCGGCGTCGGGCTGGTCGATGCTGAAAGAAGCCTTATCATGACCCTTGTAAATGTACTTATAAAGATATTTGACGGCCTTTATGCTAGAGCAGACCTCAACGTTGATGTGGCAATTGAACATCCGCAGAAGGTATGGGTTATAAGGCACAACCCATCTGTTGTCCAACATCTTCCCTCGGACCTTAGCACGTCTTCCATCGTCTCTACGCCGATAAACTGGGTATGAGTCCTTCCCTTGTGCTGTGTTTTCATTGTACGACCGTGGGTATCTGCACTTGCATCTGTTTTCTTGCATGCAAACATTCTTCGGGTTGAGAGCACCGCATGGTCCGTGCATCATATGTTTTACCACCATTGCATACAATTCCGGATACTTATGCTTGTCTGGGAGCTCTGCGGAAATGAGTCGGTCATACTGCTCCGGGACAATAAGCTTATATGTTGAGTCCATGATCAACAAAAAATGTGCGTGGGGGAGGCCTCTTTTTTGGAACTCGACTACGTATACATAAGCGACAACAACACCCAGGATCTGCTTCTTGAACAACAAATCTTTCATAGCCTCTAGTTTGCCGTAGAACACGCGAGCCACAATATCAGGACGGTCTTGCGCCATCTGACCAGGCAGCAACTCATTCGTTATCTCTTCCCATTTAGGATTGCAAGTCATGGTCAGGAAGATGTCAGGCTTCCCGTATGTATGGACAATTGCCATGGCATCCATATGCCTCTTCTTCATGTCACGATCGCCACCAGGGTATGTTCCAGGGAGCACTATTCTTACCCCAACAGCGCTTGCTCGTGTCTCACCCGATGTAATCGCATCAACAACTCCTTTATACAAGTCGGCACGAATCTGCGTCTGGTTCTTCCTGTACCACCTCAACCGACAACTTTCAATCTTGACGTACATGTCGACCGCCCATTGCTGCAGCAGGCGTGCTCCACAGAGTATGGGATTGAAGATCGCAGGCCGTGTCTGCAACATGTAACAGTAGTAGTCTCTGACAGAGACGCACAACCTGCTATTCCCCTCTGCACATGATTGAGTACCATCGCATGAGCATTCTTTTGACAAATAAGATATTATTTGTAAAAAAAAATAGGACACACACGACCTACCTGCATCCTCCTCATCATTATGGCCCAGTATTGGATGTTGTACGATCTTCCAAGAAACATTACGTTTAGGTAGCCTCGGATGCCAACCAAGCTCCCCCCTTGGATAGAATAAGGGATAAGACAGCGGGTCATATGCTCCTGACGTCACGCGTATACTATGCCTTTCGTTCTTGTTACCACAAAGTGTTATCCTGCGGTCAAACCTTTTTGCTAGGTCATTACCCTCAACCCAAATTGCAGCGACCTCAGATGACACCGGTCTATTATATCTTCTTTGGTCAAGCCTCTTATCGGTGTTTAGGTCTATCCTATAATCATCGAGGTTGTCCTTGTGTGCACCCATACTCCTAAATTGCCGGGAGTATGGATTTTCTTTGAGTATGTCTACTAATCTCTTCACGACATCCTGGTCTAATTGCTTGGTGGCCGCCTTACGATGAGTTAGGTTTGGGTCGTCATCATAGAAGTACAACTGCAGATCTTCTGGATGGGAGCTAGGCCCGAACGAATGCACATTGTGGTAGATGGTGCCGTGTGCTCGGAATGTGTAAACCCCAAACTTCATGTTTGTGTAGTTTTCATCAAGGCTGACGCCAAGGGTTGTGAAGGCGAAATGCCCGTTGAAGAACCGTATATTCTCCCGAAAATGTCTAGAATCTGCATCCATGCTGGACCATAGCCTCATAAGTTCTGGGAATTGTTCCGGTTGCTTAAGCTGGTCTGGCCATTGCGACAGCAGAAACCATCAGTCTCAGACACAAACTTCCTGTCCTTGCAGTGTTTGCAATTATCGTCGAGTTTCAGGATGTGAGTGTTGTCTGGTATGTTTGAGTAGACACT
This genomic window contains:
- the LOC109748367 gene encoding uncharacterized protein, with protein sequence MLNDCLNEAEQWEMPCSLRRLFATILVHCEPGDVRGLWDRHFEPMSDDYRRSRTSPDEVEQMVLLDIRGMLQSMGKDIVDFALPSIDDAFDPTEGEAREAIEESTVEFDVDDTKLASSLNLEQRAAYDEILGAVERGDGGVFFVDGPGGTGKTFLYRVMLAKVRSEGKIGIATATSGVAASIMPGGRTAHSRFKIPLSCDDGASCCFTKQSGTAKLLRMASLIIWDEASMTKRQAVEALDNSMRDIMGIRDRPFGGKTVVFGGDFRQVLPVVRRGSRGQIIDATLRSSHLWKGMRQLRLITNMRAHNDTWFADYLLRVGNGTEDVDDQGNILLPEDICLPSTGEVDDLEKLIDHVFPSLDDNMSDSNYMTSRAILSTTNDNVDKINIRMIERFHGDEVIYHSFDSAEDDPYGYYAQEFLNGLTPNGLPPHALKLKLNCPVILLRNIDPANGLCNGTRLVVRGFERNTIDAEIVIGQHAGRRVFLPRLPLCPSKNDMFLFKFKRKQFPIRLSFAMTINKAQGQTIPIVGVYLPNPVFSHGQLYVALS